One genomic window of Streptomyces spiramyceticus includes the following:
- a CDS encoding DUF1152 domain-containing protein: MLDAALYGGQSPAMILTYAWDRLLIDPLPGPRGPANFTGLRPITRSVQAVPADAKPVAPAGATLPRLAAELPHTFALIDPHHGAEGITRQLEELTEHLAPESIDLLDVGGDILARGDEPTLRSPLADALTLAACCQVNARVRLLIAGPGLDGELPAEDLRERMGPPALTLTAEHVEPVSQVLEWHPSEATAMLAATARGVRGLCEVRDAGLPVPLTDEGPTIHEAELDDALNRNQLARAILATESLEEAEQHSREICGFSEIDYERNKATWLGSQPEQVLSPESTLHQLDRFEAEARDRGITHTTFRRITEALGLNGTQRQDLRSLLLSSRPEQYQAPLWHIPAEV; this comes from the coding sequence ATGCTCGACGCCGCCCTGTACGGCGGACAGAGCCCAGCGATGATCCTCACTTACGCGTGGGACCGCCTCTTGATCGACCCCTTGCCGGGTCCACGGGGACCGGCCAACTTCACTGGGCTCCGCCCGATCACCAGAAGCGTCCAAGCCGTGCCGGCCGACGCGAAGCCGGTAGCTCCGGCAGGGGCCACCCTTCCCAGGCTGGCCGCCGAGTTGCCCCACACTTTCGCCCTCATCGACCCGCATCACGGCGCCGAGGGCATCACACGCCAGCTCGAAGAACTTACCGAGCACCTGGCCCCTGAATCCATCGACCTCCTGGACGTCGGCGGCGACATCCTCGCCCGAGGCGACGAGCCAACTCTTCGCAGTCCACTGGCCGATGCCCTCACACTCGCGGCCTGCTGCCAGGTCAACGCCCGCGTACGACTGCTCATCGCAGGCCCCGGCCTGGACGGCGAACTACCCGCCGAAGACCTACGCGAGCGAATGGGACCGCCCGCCCTCACGCTCACGGCCGAGCACGTCGAGCCGGTCAGCCAGGTGCTGGAATGGCACCCCTCCGAAGCAACGGCGATGCTCGCGGCTACAGCCCGGGGCGTCCGCGGCCTGTGCGAAGTCAGGGACGCCGGCCTACCAGTCCCACTCACCGACGAGGGCCCCACGATCCACGAAGCCGAGCTGGACGACGCGCTCAACCGCAACCAACTCGCCCGAGCCATCCTGGCTACCGAAAGCCTCGAAGAGGCCGAGCAGCACAGCCGCGAGATCTGCGGATTCTCAGAGATCGACTACGAGCGCAACAAGGCCACTTGGCTCGGCTCCCAGCCGGAACAGGTGCTCTCCCCGGAGAGCACACTCCACCAACTCGACCGCTTCGAGGCCGAGGCCCGCGACCGAGGCATCACGCACACGACGTTCCGCAGGATCACTGAGGCTCTTGGCCTAAACGGCACTCAACGCCAGGACCTCAGGTCTCTTCTGCTCAGCAGCCGCCCGGAGCAGTACCAAGCTCCGCTGTGGCACATCCCAGCCGAAGTTTGA
- a CDS encoding GntR family transcriptional regulator, with protein sequence MPKIEEAQPKYLQIAHHIRDQILRGDLRPGDEVPSERQLAAGWGVSRPTAARSLEALSHQGLVEKRQGSGTYVRGLAVNRRARELYGRAKQTGKIYTPGEYAVITSAGWLEAPDYVAEALNLAAGARAVHRRRVTKDQSGPINLSTSWFGPDVGERAPKLRDPDRIQEGTLMYVETMTGRQGSYAEDRMCSRLATQDEASDLELEPGSAVLIVHHVVFDLQDRPLEFAEASYPPNRWAFEQGYPIS encoded by the coding sequence ATGCCGAAGATTGAAGAGGCCCAGCCCAAGTACCTCCAGATCGCGCACCACATCCGCGATCAGATCTTGCGGGGCGACTTGCGGCCTGGTGATGAGGTTCCTTCCGAGCGGCAACTCGCTGCGGGCTGGGGCGTTTCGCGGCCGACGGCCGCGCGCTCACTGGAGGCGCTGAGCCATCAAGGTCTGGTCGAGAAGCGGCAGGGTTCGGGCACGTATGTGCGTGGTCTTGCGGTGAACCGTCGGGCTCGTGAGCTGTACGGCCGGGCCAAGCAGACGGGCAAGATCTACACCCCCGGCGAGTACGCCGTGATCACGTCGGCCGGATGGCTGGAAGCGCCCGACTACGTTGCCGAGGCCCTGAATCTGGCAGCGGGTGCCCGCGCTGTTCACCGTCGCCGAGTGACCAAGGATCAGTCGGGGCCGATCAACTTGTCGACCTCATGGTTCGGCCCGGACGTGGGTGAACGCGCGCCGAAGCTCCGTGATCCGGACCGGATCCAGGAGGGCACGTTGATGTACGTCGAGACCATGACCGGGCGCCAAGGCAGCTATGCCGAGGATCGGATGTGCTCTCGGTTGGCCACCCAAGACGAGGCTTCCGACCTGGAGTTGGAGCCTGGTTCGGCTGTGCTGATCGTCCATCATGTCGTCTTCGACCTGCAGGACCGTCCGTTGGAGTTCGCGGAGGCGTCGTACCCGCCGAACCGTTGGGCGTTCGAGCAGGGCTACCCGATCAGTTAG
- a CDS encoding ATP-binding protein, with protein sequence MNDAHGSPVGPPAVPVSIGGMTLYPVPESVARARRWFRKLIDPEELTCSLDDCVLMISELVTNAVLYGEAEDPWRVRVEWWRIGQSLRVDVHNPGFPAKVRMRQPPANDAHGRGLCLVNALADSWCAGPSPFGGTRVSFSINDAWKP encoded by the coding sequence ATGAACGATGCCCATGGCAGTCCTGTCGGTCCTCCGGCTGTGCCGGTGTCCATCGGCGGGATGACCCTGTATCCGGTTCCTGAGTCCGTCGCGCGGGCGCGGCGCTGGTTCCGAAAGCTCATTGATCCGGAAGAGCTGACGTGCTCACTGGACGACTGCGTATTGATGATCTCCGAACTGGTCACGAACGCAGTTCTCTACGGGGAAGCGGAGGATCCTTGGCGCGTACGGGTGGAGTGGTGGCGCATCGGCCAGTCGCTGCGCGTGGACGTGCACAACCCAGGCTTCCCGGCCAAGGTGCGGATGCGTCAGCCCCCCGCCAATGACGCACACGGACGAGGACTGTGCCTGGTCAACGCGCTGGCTGACTCGTGGTGCGCCGGTCCCAGTCCCTTCGGCGGTACGCGGGTGTCCTTCTCGATCAACGATGCATGGAAGCCCTGA
- a CDS encoding deoxyxylulose-5-phosphate synthase → MFGHARTSYVCLPCQASYKQAYPTPFNDQERRCPRCADPLIHVGSAFAPPPKRDSEGWRVLSVLLNADIRFHKSCCGGPGYRPRTLREVKERLAYAEATGEPIATALVRRELP, encoded by the coding sequence ATGTTCGGTCATGCGAGAACTTCATACGTGTGCCTGCCCTGCCAGGCTTCGTACAAGCAGGCATATCCGACGCCATTCAACGATCAAGAGCGTCGCTGTCCTCGCTGCGCTGATCCACTGATCCATGTGGGCTCTGCCTTTGCCCCGCCTCCGAAGCGGGACAGCGAGGGATGGCGCGTCCTCTCCGTGCTCTTGAACGCCGACATCCGCTTCCACAAGAGCTGCTGCGGTGGCCCCGGCTACCGGCCGCGCACGCTGCGAGAAGTCAAGGAACGATTGGCGTACGCGGAAGCCACCGGCGAGCCGATCGCCACAGCGCTCGTGCGCCGCGAACTGCCCTAG
- a CDS encoding protein kinase domain-containing protein: protein MEYLNPGDPRAIGAYRLLRRLGAGGMGQVYLARSAGGRTVAVKLVHRELAGQAEFRRRFQQEVEAARRVGGQWTAPVLDADTNAATPWVATGYIAGPSLQDVVSDDTFGPLSERSALVLANGLLGALADIHRAGLVHRDLKPSNVLITLDGPRVIDFGIARALEPVAEAPATRTGAVIGSPGFMSPEQVRGERVGTASDVFCLGSVLAYAMTGRVPFGGVESGIHALLFRIAHEEPDLSAIPEGPVLRLITACLAKNAEDRPTVAQLRELTEPYVQEQDAGAWLPAGLTAHLGRDAARLLDADMTEQPPMVVPGGHVPAAPTGQFGPAFPFPSHPAPGMHGPVPTPGFGPATPLPRPAAGGPVLKSPKGLSNALVILLGSGMLVSVIDLNYEAKLVGELNDVRSSADLTGSNPSDLLHALQLTWKGTPEAFLGIWSVIMLATVVLWLIWFRRVRINAELFDAQAHRLGRGWALAAWFVPVAHLWVPKQVINDVWTASASPPAPAPYATRPERPTPSRAALHAWWLSFAGSIGLLYVSKAWQTWDEAKDLDEARLLALLSFFEGALTLASAVLAVVVVQQVTSMQQRRVAATQQRSAGAVMGSAGGHATHR, encoded by the coding sequence ATGGAGTACCTGAATCCGGGCGATCCACGGGCGATCGGTGCGTACCGGCTGCTGCGCAGACTCGGTGCCGGAGGCATGGGACAGGTCTATCTGGCCAGGTCCGCCGGCGGCCGTACCGTCGCGGTGAAACTGGTGCACAGAGAGCTCGCCGGCCAGGCGGAGTTCCGGCGGCGGTTCCAGCAGGAAGTGGAGGCCGCCCGGCGCGTGGGTGGCCAGTGGACCGCCCCCGTGCTCGACGCCGACACGAACGCCGCCACGCCATGGGTGGCGACCGGCTACATCGCCGGGCCGTCGCTCCAGGACGTCGTGTCCGACGACACCTTCGGGCCGCTGTCCGAACGGTCCGCGCTCGTTCTGGCCAACGGACTGCTCGGAGCTCTCGCGGACATCCACCGCGCGGGACTCGTCCATCGTGACCTCAAGCCCTCCAATGTGCTGATCACCCTCGACGGTCCGCGCGTCATCGACTTCGGAATCGCCCGCGCCCTGGAACCGGTCGCGGAGGCCCCCGCCACCCGTACCGGTGCGGTGATCGGCTCTCCCGGCTTCATGTCACCCGAGCAGGTGCGGGGCGAGCGGGTCGGCACGGCGAGCGATGTGTTCTGCCTCGGCTCGGTCCTCGCGTACGCCATGACCGGGCGAGTGCCGTTCGGCGGGGTCGAGAGCGGCATCCACGCGCTGCTCTTCCGCATAGCCCACGAGGAGCCGGACCTCTCGGCGATTCCCGAGGGCCCCGTCCTCCGTCTGATCACCGCCTGTCTCGCCAAGAACGCCGAGGACCGGCCGACGGTCGCGCAACTGCGGGAGCTCACCGAGCCGTACGTGCAGGAACAGGACGCGGGCGCGTGGCTGCCTGCCGGACTGACCGCGCACCTGGGGCGGGACGCGGCACGGCTGCTGGATGCCGACATGACGGAGCAACCGCCAATGGTGGTGCCCGGCGGTCACGTACCGGCCGCCCCGACAGGCCAGTTCGGGCCCGCGTTCCCGTTCCCGTCCCACCCGGCTCCCGGCATGCACGGACCTGTGCCGACGCCGGGGTTCGGTCCCGCGACACCGCTGCCGCGCCCGGCGGCCGGCGGGCCGGTGCTGAAATCGCCCAAGGGCCTGTCCAATGCGCTGGTCATCCTTCTGGGCTCCGGAATGCTCGTGTCCGTCATCGACCTCAACTACGAGGCGAAGCTCGTCGGTGAACTGAACGACGTCCGAAGTTCGGCGGACCTGACCGGATCGAACCCTTCCGACCTGCTCCATGCGCTCCAATTGACGTGGAAGGGCACGCCGGAGGCGTTCCTGGGGATCTGGTCCGTCATCATGCTCGCGACCGTCGTGCTGTGGCTCATCTGGTTCCGGCGCGTACGGATCAACGCCGAACTGTTCGACGCGCAGGCGCACAGGCTCGGGCGCGGATGGGCGCTGGCCGCCTGGTTCGTGCCCGTGGCTCACCTGTGGGTGCCCAAGCAGGTCATCAACGACGTCTGGACCGCCAGCGCATCGCCGCCCGCCCCCGCGCCCTACGCCACCCGGCCCGAGCGGCCAACGCCCTCACGCGCCGCGCTGCACGCATGGTGGCTGTCGTTCGCCGGGAGTATCGGTCTGCTGTACGTCTCCAAGGCCTGGCAGACCTGGGACGAGGCCAAGGACCTCGACGAGGCCCGCCTGCTCGCCCTGCTGAGCTTCTTCGAAGGCGCCCTGACTCTGGCGTCGGCGGTGCTGGCCGTCGTGGTCGTGCAGCAGGTGACGTCGATGCAGCAGCGCCGAGTCGCCGCCACCCAACAGCGGTCGGCGGGCGCCGTCATGGGGTCCGCGGGAGGCCACGCAACGCACAGGTGA
- a CDS encoding acyl-CoA carboxylase epsilon subunit has protein sequence MHICTENTPHPEAGLFRRTRPSPPGGELKDKPLFTVERGAPDATELAALTAVLLARVRAPHTPAAARAGAGPARSPWPRSAFRAPGTWR, from the coding sequence ATGCACATCTGCACCGAGAACACGCCGCACCCTGAAGCCGGCCTGTTCCGCCGGACACGCCCTAGCCCGCCTGGAGGAGAGTTGAAGGACAAACCGCTGTTCACCGTGGAACGCGGCGCCCCGGATGCCACCGAACTTGCCGCGCTCACCGCCGTCCTGCTCGCCCGCGTACGCGCCCCGCACACTCCCGCCGCCGCACGGGCTGGGGCCGGGCCAGCTCGATCGCCCTGGCCACGTTCGGCATTCCGCGCACCGGGCACGTGGCGGTGA